One genomic window of Magnolia sinica isolate HGM2019 chromosome 3, MsV1, whole genome shotgun sequence includes the following:
- the LOC131239157 gene encoding uncharacterized protein LOC131239157, whose protein sequence is MYELVMSKFQFDKEIKSWVLMSIGKKWRDWKCELKKFHYSPHDNDEAWLADLNERVHIDQWKALIEFWNSEEGKARNKINTENRRKQRIGHAAGTKSFARIHEEERNKRANGEDLTRVDMFLLTHRRKNGMPVDEASARAMEQLNERTLQQPEASHNSTARKDIFSLGPSPSDIWGTTSHSVQSQGMTSDAQKIDEQYEELHAEISSLRETMADRDAQISSLRETMADRDVQISSLRETMTTLMAAIMNPSINLATLLGVSANPNLNQPSSSSSHLVPTPQRDLANKGNSTSCTNVTQVLLKSIVRHGDTVAKGTILSTDPLTKVGGGNGT, encoded by the exons ATGTACGAACTTGTCATG TCCAAGTTTCAGTTTGACAAAGAGATTAAATCTTGGGTGTTGATGTCGATTGGAAAAAAATGGAGGGACTGGAAGTGCGAACTGAAGAAATTCCACTACTCGCCTCATGATAATGATGAGGCATGGCTAGCAGACCTCAATGAGCGTGTCCATATAGATCAGTGGAAGGCCCTCATTGAGTTTTGGAACTCTGAAGAGGGAAAG GCCCGTAATAAGATAAATACGGAAAATCGGAGAAAACAACGCATTGGCCACGCTGCAGGCACGAAGAGCTTTGCGCGAATACATGAAGAAgag AGAAATAAGAGGGCTAATGGGGAGGATTTGACCCGAGTAGATATGTTCTTATTGACTCATAGACGCAAGAATGGGATGCCTGTGGATGAGGCCTCAGCAAGAGcaatg GAACAATTAAATGAACGAACTTTGCAGCAGCCAGAGGCTTCACATAACAGCACTGCGAGGAAAGATATATTCTCGTTAGGTCCCTCTCCTTCTGATATATGGGGCACAACATCCCACAGTGTCCAGTCCCAAGGGATGACCTCCGATGCTCAGAAGATAGATGAACAATATGAGGAATTGCATGCTGAAATATCTTCCCTAAGAGAAACTATGGCTGATAGAGATGCTCAAATATCTTCACTAAGAGAAACTATGGCTGATAGAGATGTTCAAATATCTTCACTGAGAGAAACTATGACAACATTGATGGCTGCCATAATGAATCCAAGCATTAATCTAGCTACATTATTAGGTGTTTCAGCTAATCCCAACTTGAaccaaccctcctcatcatcaagccACTTGGTTCCAACCCCTCAG AGAGACTTGGCGAATAAGGGGAATTCTACAAGCTGCACTAATGTGACTCAAGTTCTTCTTAAGAGTATTGTAAGGCATGGGGATACTGTAGCTAAAGGAACCATTTTGAGCACGGATCCATTAACAAAAGTAGGGGG TGGCAATGGTACGTGA
- the LOC131241268 gene encoding acidic endochitinase-like: protein MEILSLPLLILALIGGSHAAGISVYWGQNVNEGTLAAACATGNYAFVNIAFLSSFGNGQTPTLNLAGHCNPASNGCAGQTNDIRACQNSGIKVLLSLGGGSGGYSLSSSDDARQVGEYLWNNFLSGQSQSRPLGDAVLDGIDFDIEGGSTQHWDELARYLSDKSQQGKKIYLSAAPQCPYPDAYLATALNTGLFDYVWIQFYNNPPCQYAGSIDNLVNSWNQWTSSVQAGQIFLGLPAASDAAPSGGFIPAATLTGQVLPAIKSSSKYGGVMLWSRYYDTLSGYSSSIRSAV, encoded by the coding sequence ATGGAAATTCTATCGTTGCCTTTACTCATCTTAGCGTTAATAGGTGGGTCACACGCAGCTGGCATCTCCGTATACTGGGGCCAAAACGTGAATGAAGGCACCTTAGCAGCTGCTTGCGCCACCGGCAACTATGCCTTTGTGAACATAGCTTTCTTATCCTCGTTCGGAAACGGCCAGACGCCGACCCTCAATTTAGCGGGCCACTGCAATCCAGCATCCAATGGTTGCGCTGGTCAGACCAATGACATCAGAGCCTGTCAGAACAGCGGCATTAAAGTCTTACTTTCTCTCGGAGGTGGCTCCGGTGGGTATTCCCTATCTTCCTCAGATGATGCTCGCCAAGTGGGGGAGTATCTCTGGAACAATTTCCTCAGTGGTCAATCACAGTCTCGTCCGCTCGGTGATGCCGTCCTGGACGGCATCGATTTTGACATCGAAGGTGGCTCGACCCAGCACTGGGACGAGTTGGCCCGGTACCTCTCGGACAAGAGCCAGCAAGGGAAGAAGATCTACTTATCAGCGGCGCCGCAGTGTCCATATCCCGACGCTTACCTCGCAACTGCACTCAACACAGGTCTCTTTGACTACGTTTGGATCCAGTTTTACAACAATCCACCATGCCAATACGCAGGTAGCATTGACAATCTTGTGAATTCTTGGAACCAGTGGACTTCATCAGTGCAGGCGGGCCAGATCTTCTTGGGTCTGCCAGCGGCGTCCGACGCAGCCCCTAGTGGTGGGTTCATCCCTGCAGCTACACTCACCGGTCAAGTGCTGCCGGCGATCAAGAGCTCATCAAAATATGGTGGTGTCATGCTGTGGTCCAGATACTACGATACTCTCTCTGGATACAGCTCCTCCATTAGGAGTGCTGTTTGA